One segment of Gavia stellata isolate bGavSte3 unplaced genomic scaffold, bGavSte3.hap2 HAP2_SCAFFOLD_614, whole genome shotgun sequence DNA contains the following:
- the NPAS4 gene encoding LOW QUALITY PROTEIN: neuronal PAS domain-containing protein 4 (The sequence of the model RefSeq protein was modified relative to this genomic sequence to represent the inferred CDS: deleted 2 bases in 2 codons) translates to MLRSTKGASKARRDQINAEIRPLRDLLPLPEGDRPRLSYLHVMALACIYTRKGACLRPGPARGAPMELLGGPELADLVASLPGFLLAVTREGKLVGVTDNVAQHLGHSMVDLVAQGDSIYDLLDPADHPLVRHQLTLPGPPPAERLFRCRFTTSRASRRPSAGRKLVLLRGRFQAPPGPPGASPGLFVAFCAPLDPPPWPCPDCLLLPAFQSRHARDLALLDVSDSVLIHLGYGRGELLGRSWYRLLHPEDLGHVARQHLRLVPPGQEQGRKARGELVTRLQRKDGLGWTWVYARLRPEGPALLAHNFIIR, encoded by the exons ATGCTCCGCTCCACCAAGGGCGCCTCCAAGGCGCGGCGG GACCAGATCAACGCCGAGATCCGC CCCCTGCGCGACCTCCTGCCGCTGCCCGAGGGGGATCGGCCGCGCCTCTCCTACCTGCACGTCATGGCCCTCGCCTGCATCTACACCCGCAAGGGCGCCTGCCTCCGGCCCG GCCCGGCGCGGGGAGCACCCATGGAGCTGCTGGGGGGTCCGGAGCTGGCTGACCTGGTGGCATCGCTGCCCGGGTTCCTGCTGGCCGTCACCCGCGAGGGGAAGCTGGTCGGCGTCACCGACAACGTCGCACAGCACCTGGGGCACTCCATG GTGGACCTGGTGGCGCAGGGCGACAGCATCTACGACCTCCTGGATCCGGCCGACCACCCCCTGGTGCGACATCAGCTCACCCtgcccgggccccccccggcag agCGCCTCTTCCGCTGCCGCTTCACCACCTCGCGGGCCTCGCGCCGTCCCAGCGCCGGGCGGAAGCTGGTGCTGCTGCGGGGCCGGTTCcaggccccccccggcccccccggaGCCTCCCCGGGGCTTTTTGTCGCCTTCTGCGCCCCCCTGGACCCCCCGCCCTGGCCCTGCCCCgactgcctgctgctgcctgccttccaGAGCCGCCACGCCCGCGACCTCGCCCTGCTCGACGTCTCCGACAG TGTCCTGATCCACCTGGGCTACGGGCGGGGGGAGCTCCTGGGTCGTTCCTGGTACCGGCTCCTGCACCCCGAGGACCTCGGCCACGTCGCCCGCCAGCACCTTCGCCTCG TCCCCCCTGGG caggagcaggggcgGAAGGCGCGGGGGGAGCTGGTGACACGGCTGCAGCGCAAGGACGGCCTGGGCTGGACGTGGGTCTACGCCCGCCTGCGCCCCGAGGGCCCGGCCCTGCTCGCCCACAACTTCATCATCAGGTGA